In one window of Pseudomonas benzenivorans DNA:
- a CDS encoding membrane dipeptidase has product MHDELIVIDGLQYSNWSREIFTQLREGGVSAVHATLVYHENARETLSRLGEWNRRFEQHGDLIMPVAGAADIRRAKQLGKVGVFFGAQNCSPIEDDIALIEVFRQLNLLIMQLTYNNQSLLATGCYEGSDSGITRFGKQAIAEMNRVGMLIDMSHSAERSTLEAIELSSRPIIISHANPGFFHPAKRNKSETVLRELGRSGGLLGFSLYPFHLHNGSDCTLAQFCDMVARTADLMGIDHIGIGTDLCQNQPQSVLEWMRSGRWSKQVDYGEGSASNADWPKPLGWFGDSRDFPTITQGLLQRGFTAEDTAKVMGLNWLRTLEQGLKPAQ; this is encoded by the coding sequence ATGCATGACGAACTGATAGTCATCGACGGGTTGCAGTACTCCAACTGGTCCCGCGAGATCTTCACCCAGTTGCGCGAAGGCGGCGTCAGCGCCGTGCACGCCACCCTGGTGTACCACGAGAATGCCCGCGAGACCCTGAGCCGCCTCGGCGAGTGGAACCGCCGCTTCGAGCAGCACGGCGACCTGATCATGCCGGTGGCGGGCGCCGCTGACATCCGCCGGGCCAAGCAGCTGGGCAAGGTCGGGGTGTTCTTCGGCGCGCAGAACTGCTCGCCGATCGAGGACGATATCGCCCTGATCGAGGTGTTCCGCCAGCTCAACCTGCTGATCATGCAGCTGACCTACAACAACCAGAGCCTGCTGGCCACCGGTTGCTACGAGGGCAGCGACAGCGGCATCACCCGCTTCGGCAAGCAGGCCATCGCCGAGATGAACCGGGTCGGCATGCTCATCGACATGTCCCACAGCGCCGAGCGCAGCACTCTGGAGGCGATCGAGCTGTCGAGCCGGCCGATCATCATCTCCCACGCCAACCCGGGGTTCTTCCACCCGGCCAAGCGCAACAAGTCGGAGACCGTGCTGCGCGAGCTGGGCCGCTCCGGCGGCCTGCTCGGCTTCAGCCTGTATCCCTTCCACCTGCACAACGGCTCGGACTGCACCCTGGCGCAGTTCTGCGACATGGTCGCGCGCACCGCCGACCTGATGGGCATCGACCACATCGGCATCGGCACCGACCTGTGCCAGAACCAGCCGCAGTCGGTGCTGGAGTGGATGCGCAGCGGCCGCTGGTCGAAGCAGGTTGACTATGGCGAGGGCTCGGCGAGTAACGCCGACTGGCCCAAGCCGCTCGGCTGGTTCGGCGACAGCCGCGATTTCCCCACTATCACCCAGGGCCTGCTGCAGCGCGGTTTCACTGCAGAGGATACCGCCAAGGTGATGGGCCTCAACTGGCTACGCACCCTGGAACAGGGTCTCAAGCCTGCCCAGTAA
- a CDS encoding aldehyde dehydrogenase family protein codes for MSTDIFRNYINGEWVTGSSSLANISPANVQDVLGHYAQADAGQVEQALAAARAGQAQWQQSGLEQRYQVLMAIGDELIARKAELGEQLAREEGKTLAEGMGEVYRSGQFFHYYAAEVLRQMGETADSVRPGVEIETRREPVGVVAVITPWNFPMATAAWKIAPALAFGNAVVFKPANAVPASAWALTEIIARQGLPVGTFNLVMGSGATVGDALIHSPKIDALSFTGSVETGRKVAAATAVNFVRCQLEMGSKNALIVLDDADLEQAVDCALNGAFFGTGQKCTASSRLIVTAGVHDRFVARLVERMGELKVGYPLREGMQIGAVIDGKQLEQNLRYIEQAKAEGARLACGGERIEEEYEGFYMRPALFVDTRNDMQINRDEVFGPIACVIKVDDYEQALATLNDTDFGLTAGIMTQSLKVASDFKRRAKTGCVMVNLPTAGTDYHVPFGGRKNSSFGPREQGTYAREFYTVVKTTYIRA; via the coding sequence ATGTCCACTGATATCTTCCGCAACTACATCAACGGTGAGTGGGTCACCGGCAGCAGCAGCCTGGCCAACATCAGCCCGGCCAACGTTCAGGACGTGCTGGGTCATTACGCCCAGGCCGATGCCGGGCAGGTCGAGCAGGCCCTGGCCGCGGCCCGGGCCGGCCAGGCGCAGTGGCAGCAGAGCGGCCTCGAGCAGCGCTACCAGGTGCTGATGGCCATCGGCGACGAACTGATCGCGCGCAAGGCCGAGTTGGGCGAGCAGCTGGCCCGGGAGGAGGGCAAGACCCTCGCCGAGGGCATGGGTGAAGTCTACCGCTCCGGCCAGTTCTTTCATTACTACGCCGCCGAAGTGCTGCGTCAGATGGGCGAGACCGCCGACTCGGTGCGCCCCGGCGTGGAGATCGAGACCCGCCGCGAGCCGGTGGGCGTGGTCGCCGTCATCACCCCCTGGAACTTCCCCATGGCCACCGCTGCCTGGAAGATCGCCCCGGCCCTGGCCTTCGGCAACGCGGTGGTGTTCAAGCCGGCCAACGCGGTGCCGGCCAGTGCCTGGGCGCTGACCGAGATCATCGCCCGCCAGGGCCTGCCGGTCGGCACCTTCAACCTGGTCATGGGCAGCGGCGCCACGGTCGGCGATGCGCTGATCCACTCGCCCAAGATCGATGCGCTGAGCTTTACCGGCTCGGTGGAGACCGGGCGCAAGGTGGCCGCCGCCACCGCGGTCAACTTCGTCCGCTGCCAGCTGGAGATGGGCAGCAAGAACGCCCTGATCGTGCTGGACGATGCCGACCTGGAGCAGGCCGTGGACTGTGCCCTGAACGGCGCCTTCTTCGGCACCGGGCAGAAGTGCACCGCCTCCTCGCGGCTGATCGTCACCGCCGGTGTGCATGACCGCTTCGTCGCCCGGCTGGTCGAGCGCATGGGCGAGCTCAAGGTCGGCTACCCGCTGCGCGAAGGCATGCAGATCGGCGCGGTGATCGACGGCAAGCAGCTGGAGCAGAACCTGCGCTACATCGAGCAGGCCAAGGCCGAGGGCGCCCGCCTGGCCTGCGGCGGCGAGCGTATCGAGGAGGAGTACGAGGGCTTCTACATGCGCCCGGCGCTGTTCGTCGACACCCGCAACGACATGCAGATCAACCGCGACGAGGTGTTCGGGCCGATCGCCTGCGTGATCAAGGTCGATGACTACGAGCAGGCCCTGGCCACCCTCAACGACACCGACTTCGGCCTCACCGCCGGGATCATGACTCAGTCGCTGAAGGTCGCCAGCGACTTCAAGCGCCGCGCCAAGACCGGTTGCGTGATGGTCAACCTGCCGACCGCCGGCACCGACTACCACGTGCCGTTCGGCGGCCGCAAGAACTCCAGCTTCGGCCCGCGCGAGCAGGGCACCTACGCCCGCGAGTTCTACACCGTGGTCAAGACCACCTACATCCGTGCCTGA
- a CDS encoding LysR family transcriptional regulator: MLPELKIAQLRHFVWVAELQGFHAAAEKAHRTQPAISLSIRDLEGKLGQPLFEKRNARAARPELTPFGVQFMVYAKELIAHHDRVVNDMNLIAQHKSGHLRIASVPSIASRLLPDILARFIGEATDLHVSLFDDSSEAVLAMVENQQVDFGIASLWEADSDIRFTPIWEDSIGVVCRDDHRLAGEAQLSWQQLRGERLIANGTSRLLAGTEAEELVADSQFYMSNMISLLAMLEAGMGITTLPRFAFAAGHERLRFIPLSDPLVSRDIGIVCLANRSLPVAAQALFEFILREAELNPARADNG; encoded by the coding sequence ATGTTGCCCGAGCTGAAGATCGCCCAACTGCGGCATTTCGTCTGGGTCGCCGAGCTCCAGGGTTTCCACGCCGCGGCGGAGAAGGCGCACCGCACCCAACCGGCGATTTCCCTGTCGATCCGCGACCTGGAGGGCAAGCTCGGCCAGCCCCTGTTCGAGAAGCGCAACGCCCGCGCTGCGCGGCCGGAGCTGACCCCCTTCGGCGTGCAGTTCATGGTCTACGCCAAGGAGCTGATCGCCCACCACGACCGGGTGGTCAACGACATGAACCTGATCGCCCAGCACAAGTCCGGGCACCTGCGCATCGCCTCGGTGCCCTCGATCGCCAGCCGCCTGCTGCCGGACATCCTCGCCCGCTTTATCGGCGAGGCCACCGACCTGCACGTCAGCCTGTTCGACGACAGCTCCGAGGCGGTGCTGGCGATGGTGGAGAACCAGCAGGTGGACTTCGGCATCGCCAGTCTGTGGGAGGCGGACAGCGACATCCGCTTCACCCCGATCTGGGAGGACAGCATCGGCGTGGTCTGCCGCGACGACCACCGCCTGGCCGGCGAGGCGCAGCTGAGCTGGCAGCAGCTGCGCGGCGAGCGGCTGATCGCCAACGGCACCTCGCGCCTGCTGGCCGGCACCGAGGCCGAGGAGCTGGTGGCCGACTCGCAGTTCTATATGTCCAACATGATTTCCCTGCTGGCCATGCTCGAGGCCGGCATGGGCATCACCACCCTGCCGCGCTTCGCCTTTGCGGCGGGACATGAGCGCCTGCGCTTCATTCCCCTGAGCGATCCACTGGTCAGCCGCGACATCGGCATCGTCTGCCTGGCCAACCGCTCGCTGCCGGTGGCGGCCCAGGCGCTGTTCGAGTTCATCCTGCGCGAGGCCGAGCTGAATCCGGCCCGGGCCGACAACGGCTGA
- a CDS encoding DUF3726 domain-containing protein, with amino-acid sequence MLISSNELTALLKRVFEGMGYPVGAYEDAAALVKWLQLHGELGFGELQRALPYVADRRRPALQLLAEESQALLFDCHGRSALNCLPSIVELAETKALEQGCVNVKVRNCHNRKFVLKLLVDCARQGISGLAYWQNGKQPVSEHVASIAAGAAYPSYSEALLVDPATADTQTLTLLLSTRIDLLGQLHGNASQRSGYRQVGPEQFARAGQGALEGGMDISIELWQQLNQLAEAVLVENSEQSRSGAGGR; translated from the coding sequence ATGCTGATTTCGTCGAATGAACTGACCGCCCTGCTCAAGCGGGTATTCGAGGGCATGGGCTACCCGGTCGGCGCGTACGAGGACGCCGCCGCCCTGGTCAAGTGGCTGCAGCTGCACGGCGAGCTGGGCTTCGGCGAACTGCAGCGGGCCCTGCCCTATGTCGCCGACCGCAGGCGCCCGGCGCTGCAGCTGCTGGCCGAGGAGAGTCAGGCGCTGCTGTTCGACTGCCATGGCCGCAGCGCCCTGAACTGCCTGCCGAGCATCGTCGAGCTGGCCGAGACCAAGGCCCTGGAACAGGGCTGCGTCAACGTCAAGGTGCGCAACTGCCACAACCGCAAGTTCGTCCTCAAGCTGCTGGTCGACTGCGCGCGCCAGGGCATCAGCGGCCTGGCCTACTGGCAGAACGGCAAGCAGCCGGTCAGCGAGCACGTCGCCAGCATCGCCGCCGGCGCCGCCTACCCGAGCTACAGCGAGGCCCTGCTGGTCGATCCCGCCACGGCCGACACCCAGACCCTGACCCTGCTGCTGAGCACCCGCATCGACCTGCTCGGCCAGCTGCACGGCAACGCCAGCCAGCGCAGCGGCTACCGCCAGGTCGGCCCGGAACAGTTCGCCCGCGCCGGCCAGGGTGCCCTGGAAGGCGGCATGGATATCTCCATCGAGCTGTGGCAGCAGCTCAACCAGCTGGCCGAGGCGGTGCTGGTGGAGAACTCCGAGCAGTCGCGCAGCGGCGCCGGCGGCCGCTGA
- a CDS encoding TSUP family transporter yields the protein MSYSALECLALLIVLGGCLVQALLGIGFALLAAPLLYLLDPGYVPGSVLLLGFLLACCMLLGERRAPAWRRPLPAILARLPGAWCGGLLLGLLPGAWLGLLLGASVLLAVLSSYRWLALRCSPRNLAIAGFCSGLMGTATAVGGPPMALVYQDRAAAETRAELAAFFLLTTPVSLLALLYQGRLPLDHLLDSLKLAPGVLAGYGLALALRGRFDRHNPRRLLLLLAMLAAVGLLLLSLWRLAAQR from the coding sequence ATGAGCTACAGCGCCCTCGAGTGCCTGGCGCTGCTGATCGTGCTGGGCGGCTGCCTGGTGCAGGCCCTGCTGGGCATCGGTTTCGCCCTGCTGGCCGCCCCCCTGCTGTACCTGCTCGACCCCGGCTATGTGCCGGGGTCGGTCCTGCTGCTGGGCTTCCTCCTGGCCTGCTGCATGCTGCTCGGCGAGCGCCGGGCCCCGGCCTGGCGTCGGCCGCTGCCGGCCATCCTCGCGCGGCTGCCCGGGGCCTGGTGCGGCGGCCTGCTGCTGGGGCTGCTGCCCGGCGCCTGGCTCGGCCTGCTGCTGGGCGCCAGCGTGCTGCTGGCGGTGCTGTCCAGCTACCGCTGGCTGGCGCTGCGCTGCAGCCCGCGTAACCTGGCCATCGCCGGCTTCTGCTCGGGGCTGATGGGCACCGCCACCGCGGTGGGCGGGCCGCCTATGGCCCTGGTCTACCAGGACCGCGCCGCGGCCGAGACCCGCGCCGAGCTGGCCGCCTTCTTCCTGCTGACCACCCCGGTTTCGTTGCTGGCGCTGCTCTACCAGGGGCGTCTGCCCCTCGACCACCTGCTCGACTCGCTCAAGCTGGCTCCCGGCGTGCTGGCCGGCTACGGCCTGGCGCTCGCTCTGCGCGGGCGCTTCGATCGGCACAACCCGCGGCGGCTGTTGCTGCTGCTCGCCATGCTGGCCGCCGTCGGCCTGCTGCTGCTCAGCCTGTGGCGCCTGGCGGCTCAGCGGTAA
- a CDS encoding lipocalin-like domain-containing protein — protein sequence MNARAVGLAFAGLLLVACEGEAPPEGFAGLGRAADAFARVEPGRAMTFPADHGAHPDYRIEWWYLTANLEDEQGRAWGLQWTLFRNALQPGANAADWSNRQLWMGHAALTGPDGHRFAETFARGGIGQAGVEATPLRAWVDDWQLRSLSPDQGGLGELQLQARGRDFAYRLHLTSDQGPVLHGDGGYSQKSGQGQASYYYSQPFLQAEGRVELNGQSYAVTGQAWLDREWSSQPLAADQLGWDWFSLHLDSGEKLMLFQLRHADGQPYRAGTWIAADGSSQALAGGDIQMIPRHHSRVAGRRLPTAWTLRVPAKGLAIDTVPLQEQAWMATRFPYWEGPIRFAGSHAGVGYLEMTGYR from the coding sequence ATGAACGCTAGGGCCGTCGGACTGGCATTCGCGGGGCTGCTGCTGGTCGCCTGCGAGGGCGAGGCGCCGCCGGAGGGCTTCGCCGGGCTCGGCCGCGCCGCCGACGCCTTCGCCCGGGTCGAGCCGGGAAGGGCCATGACGTTCCCGGCCGACCACGGCGCCCACCCGGACTACCGCATCGAGTGGTGGTACCTCACCGCCAACCTCGAGGATGAGCAAGGCCGCGCCTGGGGCCTGCAGTGGACGCTGTTTCGCAATGCCCTGCAGCCCGGCGCCAACGCCGCGGACTGGAGCAACCGCCAGCTGTGGATGGGCCACGCGGCCCTGACCGGCCCCGACGGCCATCGCTTCGCCGAAACCTTCGCCCGCGGCGGAATCGGCCAGGCCGGGGTCGAGGCGACGCCGCTCCGTGCCTGGGTCGACGACTGGCAGCTGCGCAGCCTGTCGCCGGATCAGGGCGGCCTGGGCGAGCTGCAGCTGCAGGCCCGCGGCCGCGATTTCGCCTATCGCCTGCACCTGACCAGCGACCAGGGGCCGGTGCTGCACGGCGACGGCGGCTACAGCCAGAAGTCCGGCCAGGGTCAGGCGTCCTACTACTACAGCCAGCCGTTTCTCCAGGCCGAGGGCCGGGTCGAACTGAACGGCCAAAGCTATGCGGTGACCGGGCAGGCCTGGCTCGACCGCGAATGGAGCAGCCAGCCGCTGGCGGCCGACCAGCTGGGCTGGGACTGGTTCTCCCTGCATCTGGACTCGGGCGAGAAGCTCATGCTGTTCCAGTTGCGCCACGCCGACGGCCAGCCCTACCGCGCCGGCACCTGGATCGCCGCCGATGGCAGCAGCCAGGCCCTCGCCGGGGGCGATATCCAGATGATCCCGCGCCACCACAGCCGGGTCGCCGGCCGCCGGTTGCCGACCGCCTGGACCCTGCGCGTCCCGGCCAAGGGCCTGGCCATCGACACCGTGCCGCTGCAGGAGCAGGCCTGGATGGCCACGCGCTTTCCCTATTGGGAGGGGCCGATCCGCTTCGCCGGCAGCCATGCGGGGGTGGGCTATCTGGAGATGACCGGTTACCGCTGA
- a CDS encoding FtsX-like permease family protein has protein sequence MAVLGWTLLALANHWRRHPVQLFAVLTGLWLACGLWVGVQALNGQARDSYARASQLFGGDRHYALVARHGGLFPQRHFVELRRAGWPVSPLLQGPLRLRGLEEQRLQLIGIEPLTLPAGSALAGRAAGHQQLSRFLGPPGRTWIAVETLAQLGLAPGARPLRVTGQALPPLQAWPGLPPGVLLVDIGVAQRLLDAPGQLSRLLLDGAFGEAELPQQLAGQLVLRRGEEAVGLAQLTESFHLNLSALGLLAFVVGLFIAHAAIGLALEQRRALLRSLRACGVSLRGLLLALTLELLALGLLGGLAGLLSGYGLAAWLLPDVAASLRGLYGAEVAGQLGLAPSWWWGALAICLLGALLAGAGSLLRAARLPVLALAQPQAWQQAQARGLRRQAWLAAALGLLAGLTLWLGDSLQTGFVGLAALLLGAALLLPVLLDGLLRAVLPRCRRPLAQWFVADSRQQLPGLALALMALLLALAANVGVGSMTEGFRQTFGTWLDQRLAAELYLTPTDAEQSVAIESWLQRRPEVRAVLPSWRVELPLKGWPTQLTGIRDHPHYRAHWPLLQASHDAWERLAAGQGLLLSEQLARRLGLRLGERLRLPSPQGGWTLEVLGIYADYGNPKGHLLVEATGLQRHWPGLAPRSFGLRLAGEDVPGLIQALQARFALDDSRLIDQTTLKAWSSRVFERTFAATTALNSLTLGVAGVALFISLLTLGQGRLNQLAPLWALGVTRARLAWLSLGQTLLLAALTLLLVLPLGLLLAWWLVAVINVQAFGWRLPLQVFPGQLLQLSGLALLASLLAAAGPLWRLGHCTPAALLRSFVDER, from the coding sequence GTGGCCGTGCTGGGGTGGACCCTGCTCGCCCTGGCCAACCATTGGCGGCGTCACCCCGTGCAGCTGTTCGCCGTGCTGACCGGCCTGTGGCTGGCCTGCGGCCTGTGGGTCGGGGTGCAGGCGCTGAACGGCCAGGCCCGCGACAGCTATGCCCGGGCCAGCCAGCTGTTCGGGGGCGATCGCCACTACGCCCTCGTCGCGCGGCACGGCGGGCTGTTCCCGCAGCGCCATTTCGTCGAGTTGCGCCGGGCCGGCTGGCCGGTCTCGCCGCTGCTGCAAGGCCCTCTGCGCCTGCGCGGGCTGGAAGAGCAGCGCCTGCAGCTGATCGGCATCGAGCCCCTGACCCTGCCCGCCGGCAGCGCTCTGGCCGGACGGGCGGCCGGACACCAGCAGCTGAGCCGTTTCCTCGGCCCTCCCGGGCGTACCTGGATTGCCGTCGAGACCCTGGCACAACTGGGCCTGGCGCCAGGCGCTCGGCCGCTCCGCGTCACCGGCCAGGCCCTGCCGCCGCTGCAGGCCTGGCCCGGGTTGCCGCCGGGCGTGCTGCTGGTCGATATCGGCGTGGCCCAGCGCCTGCTCGACGCCCCCGGGCAGTTGTCGCGGTTGCTGCTGGATGGCGCGTTCGGCGAAGCCGAGCTGCCGCAGCAACTGGCCGGGCAGCTGGTGCTGCGCCGTGGCGAGGAGGCGGTCGGCCTGGCGCAGCTCACCGAAAGCTTTCACCTCAACCTCAGCGCCCTGGGCCTGCTGGCCTTCGTCGTCGGCCTGTTTATCGCGCATGCCGCCATCGGCCTGGCCCTGGAGCAGCGTCGCGCGCTGCTGCGCAGCCTGCGCGCCTGCGGGGTCAGTCTGCGCGGTCTGCTATTGGCGCTCACTCTGGAGCTGCTCGCGCTGGGGCTGCTCGGCGGGTTGGCCGGATTGCTCAGCGGCTATGGCCTGGCGGCCTGGCTGCTGCCGGATGTGGCGGCCAGCCTGCGCGGCCTGTATGGCGCCGAAGTGGCCGGGCAGCTCGGCCTGGCGCCGAGCTGGTGGTGGGGCGCGTTGGCCATCTGCCTGCTCGGCGCCCTGCTGGCCGGCGCCGGCAGCCTGTTGCGCGCCGCCCGCCTGCCGGTGCTGGCCCTGGCCCAGCCGCAGGCCTGGCAGCAGGCCCAGGCGCGAGGTCTGCGGCGCCAGGCCTGGCTGGCCGCGGCCCTGGGACTGCTGGCCGGGCTGACGCTGTGGCTGGGCGACAGCCTGCAGACCGGCTTCGTCGGCCTCGCCGCGTTGCTGCTGGGTGCGGCCCTGCTCCTGCCGGTGCTGCTGGATGGGCTGCTGCGGGCGGTGCTGCCCCGTTGCCGGCGGCCGCTCGCGCAGTGGTTCGTCGCCGACAGTCGCCAACAGCTGCCGGGCCTGGCCCTGGCGCTGATGGCACTATTGTTGGCCCTGGCGGCGAATGTCGGGGTCGGCAGCATGACCGAGGGCTTTCGCCAGACCTTCGGCACCTGGCTCGACCAGCGCCTGGCCGCGGAGCTGTACCTGACCCCGACCGATGCAGAGCAGAGCGTGGCCATCGAGAGCTGGCTGCAACGGCGCCCCGAGGTCCGTGCCGTGCTGCCGAGCTGGCGGGTCGAGTTGCCGCTCAAGGGCTGGCCGACCCAGCTGACCGGCATTCGCGATCACCCCCACTACCGCGCGCACTGGCCGCTGCTGCAGGCCTCGCACGATGCCTGGGAGCGCCTGGCCGCCGGCCAGGGACTGCTGCTCAGCGAGCAACTGGCGCGGCGCCTGGGTCTGCGGTTGGGCGAGCGCCTCCGCCTGCCCAGCCCCCAGGGCGGTTGGACGCTGGAGGTGCTGGGCATCTACGCCGACTATGGCAATCCCAAGGGCCACCTGCTGGTCGAGGCGACTGGCCTGCAGCGCCACTGGCCGGGGCTGGCGCCGCGCAGCTTCGGCCTGCGCCTGGCCGGAGAGGACGTGCCCGGGCTGATCCAGGCGCTGCAGGCGCGCTTCGCCCTGGACGACAGCCGGCTGATCGACCAGACGACGCTCAAGGCCTGGTCGAGCCGGGTGTTCGAGCGCACCTTCGCCGCCACCACGGCGCTCAACAGCCTGACCCTGGGGGTGGCCGGGGTGGCCCTGTTCATCAGCCTGCTGACCCTCGGCCAGGGTCGTCTGAACCAGCTGGCGCCGCTCTGGGCACTGGGAGTGACACGGGCGCGACTGGCCTGGCTGAGTCTCGGCCAGACCCTGTTGCTGGCCGCCCTGACCCTGCTGCTGGTGCTGCCCCTGGGGCTGCTGCTGGCCTGGTGGCTGGTGGCGGTGATCAACGTGCAGGCCTTCGGCTGGCGCCTGCCGTTGCAGGTCTTCCCCGGGCAACTGCTGCAGTTGTCCGGCCTGGCGCTGCTGGCCAGTCTGCTGGCCGCCGCCGGGCCTTTGTGGCGACTCGGTCACTGTACTCCGGCCGCGCTACTGCGGAGTTTCGTCGATGAACGCTAG
- a CDS encoding ABC transporter ATP-binding protein, giving the protein MLSIEGLYKSYPTPQGPLPVLRGVELQLDAGASLALMGESGSGKSTLLHLIAGLDRADAGSIRAGDRALERLDEAGLAAWRRSGIGLVFQQFNLIASLSVADNLAFQARLAGRHDPHWQAELSERLGLAALLQRYPEQLSVGQQQRVALGRALAARPSLLLADEPTGSLDERSADEVLELLLELLAGSSTSLLMVTHSPRVAARLQRRLRLQGGCLLATEGC; this is encoded by the coding sequence ATGCTCAGCATTGAGGGCCTGTACAAGAGTTACCCGACCCCCCAGGGGCCGCTGCCGGTGCTGCGCGGGGTCGAGCTGCAGCTGGATGCCGGCGCCAGCCTGGCGCTGATGGGCGAGTCCGGCAGCGGCAAGAGCACCCTGTTGCACCTGATAGCCGGGCTCGACCGCGCCGATGCCGGCAGCATCCGGGCCGGCGACCGCGCCCTGGAGCGGCTCGACGAAGCCGGCCTGGCGGCCTGGCGGCGCAGTGGCATCGGCCTGGTGTTCCAGCAGTTCAACCTGATCGCCAGCCTGAGCGTCGCCGACAACCTGGCCTTCCAGGCGCGTCTGGCCGGGCGCCACGATCCGCACTGGCAGGCCGAGCTGAGCGAGCGCCTGGGCCTGGCGGCCTTGCTGCAGCGTTATCCGGAGCAGCTTTCTGTCGGTCAGCAGCAGCGCGTGGCCCTGGGCCGGGCGCTGGCCGCGCGGCCGTCGCTGTTGCTGGCCGACGAGCCCACCGGCAGCCTGGACGAGCGCAGCGCCGACGAGGTGCTGGAGCTGTTGCTGGAACTGCTCGCCGGCAGCAGCACCAGCCTGCTGATGGTGACCCACAGTCCACGGGTGGCGGCGCGCCTGCAGCGCCGCCTGCGTCTGCAGGGTGGATGCCTGCTGGCAACCGAGGGCTGTTGA
- a CDS encoding organic hydroperoxide resistance protein, with amino-acid sequence MNVLYSTQATATGGRTGQASTADGALSVTLTTPKELGGPGGDGNNPEQLFAAGYAACFLGAIKFVAGKQKVKVGDDSTVTATVGIGARDDGEGFGLDVALEVSLPGVDHAQAEAIVGQAHVVCPYSHATRNGLVVRTLVV; translated from the coding sequence ATGAATGTTCTGTACTCGACCCAGGCCACCGCGACCGGCGGCCGCACCGGCCAGGCCAGCACGGCCGACGGCGCCCTGAGCGTGACCCTGACCACGCCCAAGGAACTGGGCGGCCCGGGCGGCGACGGCAACAACCCGGAACAGCTGTTCGCCGCCGGCTATGCCGCCTGCTTCCTCGGCGCGATCAAGTTCGTCGCCGGCAAGCAGAAGGTCAAGGTCGGCGACGACAGTACGGTGACCGCCACCGTCGGCATCGGTGCCCGTGACGATGGCGAAGGCTTCGGCCTGGATGTCGCCCTGGAAGTCAGCCTGCCGGGCGTCGATCACGCCCAGGCCGAGGCCATAGTGGGCCAGGCCCATGTGGTCTGCCCCTACTCCCACGCCACCCGTAACGGCCTGGTGGTGCGCACCCTGGTGGTCTAG